Within the Salvia hispanica cultivar TCC Black 2014 chromosome 4, UniMelb_Shisp_WGS_1.0, whole genome shotgun sequence genome, the region atgggCCAACCTGAAGGATTCTTGACCACATGAGTAGGTCAATATATGGACTAAAACAAGCTTCCTGGGAATggtattttaaaagtttaattatacCATTGTGTCATATGATTTTGTAGAGATCATTATTGATCGATGTATCGATGTAAAAATCAGTGGGAGCAAGTTTGTAAAGTGAGtcttatatgttgatgatattttgCTTGTTGCAAATGACATGGGTATGTTACATGATCTTAACAAATAATATCTCTCTATAAGGATTGCTCCAATTCAGAAGGGAGACAAGTTCGGCAAATGAAATGTCCCAAAAGTGAATTGGAGAATAAGGTTTTTGAAATGAATGATATGAGTGAGACATCTTATGTGAtcgaaataaaaatattttgagtttATCACAAGGATTATAGAATTTCTCATAAAggatatatcaataaaattttgaagagaTAGAGTGGAAAATTGCTCTTTAAAGATAGCTCCAATTTAGTAAGGGGACAATGTCCTAAAAGTGAATTGGAGCGTAAGGAAATGGAAAGAATTCCATATGCATCAGTGGTTGGGAGGTTGAACTATGTTCAAAACATGTAGGTGACTGAATATTACATTATTGTTGGTATGTTGAGTCGATATTAAAGTAATCCCAGAAAGGATCACTGGAAAGCTGCAATGAAAGTCCTCAGGTACTTGCAAGGCACCAAAGAGCTCATGCTTATGTAAAAGGGAGTCCGATGACTTAGAGATCATTGGATATTCAGATTCAGCCGGATGCGTCAATAGTAGAAAATTGACGTTTGGCCATTTGTTCCTTTAAGTCGTGGAAGCAATATTAtggaaaagtagaaaatagtTTGTCATTGCTATTTCTACTATGAAAGTTGAATTTTGGCATGCTTTGAGGCCAAAGTTCATGAAAAGTGATTGCGAAATTTAATCTCGGGACTTGGAACTGTTAACATTATAGCCAAGTCGCTGAgattttattgtgataatttCGCAGAAATCTTCTTCTGAAGGAAAGATAAGTACTTGAAAGGTAATATGCATGACACTGAAGTATTTGTCGGTAaatgaagaagtacagaaacaTAATGAAGGCGATTATAATTGAAGTGGATCCGTTAAATAAAGGATTATCACCCAAATGTTTATTGGCCATGAAAAACATATGGGTATTATAGAGAAAGCCTTGCTACGGAATTATATTATGCGCATAAAGTGTAAGACACTTAGAATTCAATTAAAGTTGTGTTTCTAATCATTATAGCATGTATACATTATGGTTTTTGGATAACATATGataaattgagaataaaagttCATCTCACTGAAAGGAAAATATAAAGTTAGAATTGGTTTGTGATACATGGAAGGGAGCATATCGCTTAATGATGCGTGACCGCCATGATTCAATTAGTTCTAAATTTATATGGTATTTAAAGGGTATTTTGAACTTGATATAAAAGTGTGCATTATGGTTATTAAACCATCAAGACGATACAAATGTCAAGTGGGAGAatgtaagaatatttatatttttatgcgaCCTATGTATCTATtggtttaaataaaaattcaagttcataatattaaaagttaaaagggATTCTAATATTAAAGATGACACTGTGATGGATCGATTTCGATTAAAGAATTAGAATCGGGTGTGTTGATAACCCCCCGCTCTTACCTCTATTAGgacaatatatatacatcataaatatatgaaaggaTAATGTGTAcatattgattatatatatgtaaatatgtgTTTAGCCGTGTATGTACTAAAGTGGCAATGATTAAGGCggttaattatacattaactATAATGTATATAAGTTTGAATGTATATGGACGTGCACGTGTGTGACATGAATTGAGGTTACAAATCAGTTTCATTAGAAACTGATTAACTATTTCCCGAATCGGCGTGTCTATTGCTTAACAAAGCAGTAgtgttttaaaatgaaaagtcaCGTCTGATTATGTCTCCACGAAGGGTCACGTATTCGCCTATATAAAGAGATGGCATGTGCATGAAATAAGACACACAATTACAGAATACTTATGCACATAAAAGGCATCGATATACACATAtggtatatataaaaagttgcTCTTGATTCTTTATCCATTAAAGGAATCAAATTAAAGTGTTTAGGTCAAAGAGGAGATAACATCAATTATGGAGGATCCAGTCAAAGATAGGACGAACATCAATTGGTGGATTTCAGCCTCTAcatcaaataaagaaagcATGGATGAAGGTTGGTGATTTTATCTCCactttatagtataaatgttgtggttgaattaattcaaatctaaaattagatttcattatcGAAATCATTAAAGTTGAGATATGGCTTATAGATAGTCGATCACCCGGGGTCATCATAGGCCCGGAGATCGACCACCATTGCTGAGGGCCTAAGATCGACCCTCTCTCGCCTCCCCCACAAGGCCACTGGATCGGCAattacctttttttatttcatattttctagtactataaatacccccatcGCATTCTTTCCATTTCCCACACCAACAACTTTAGtttctctcattttctctaacttttccctctctttaGTTTTGCTTCTCTTTGTcttttttcaatattgtaataCAATAGAAGATTTGcgtattatattattttagtattttaatttaatttatttaataatatatttcatatagaGAGCGCCATGATTGTGGCCAGGCCGCGGCGCTTGGGCGTGAGCCGCGGCTCCcctttttcgtttttattattttttttattaattctataaatataaccATTTTCCGCCAATTTTTTACACCATTCCAATCTccactcttttcattttatcaccaattctacttttgaaaaatgagttcCGACGATGAGTTCCAACAATTGGTGGATAGGGAGTTCGATGAACTCGTTCAAGAGGTGCAACGGGAAGCAGAAGaagaggcggcggcggcggcgttcGTTTGCCCGTTCTATCATCGGCGGACCATCTGCCGTGACCATGTCGGGGCATACCAGCGGTTGATGGAAGACTACTTTGGCGATAACCCCCGTTACTCGGCAGAGATTTTCCGTCGCCGCTTCAGAATGTTGCAACGGTTATTCATCCGTATAGCGACTACATTGGCGCAGCGGTACAAGTGTTTCACACTGCGCAATGATGCTAGCGGCCGACCCGAGTTGTCGACATATCAGAAGTGTACCGCTGCAATTAGGCAGCTTGCCTATGCCGGACCCGCTAatatgttcgacgaatacctacaGTTGGGTGAAACAACTGCCCTAACGACGCTGAGGCAGTTTTGTAATAGTATCTAGGCCATCTTCGGTCCGGAGTATCTACGGAAGCCAAATGCCGATGAGTGCCAGAGATTGATAGACATCAACGTACTGCAttcgtctcatctcttcaatGATGAGTGTCAGGGTGAGGGTCCGGCGGTCAGATTCATGGCCAACGGGACGCAGTACAACA harbors:
- the LOC125221087 gene encoding uncharacterized protein LOC125221087; the protein is MSSDDEFQQLVDREFDELVQEVQREAEEEAAAAAFVCPFYHRRTICRDHVGAYQRLMEDYFGDNPRYSAEIFRRRFRMLQRLFIRIATTLAQRYKCFTLRNDASGRPELSTYQKCTAAIRQLAYAGPANMFDEYLQLGETTALTTLRQFCNSI